A genomic region of Leptospira barantonii contains the following coding sequences:
- a CDS encoding nucleotidyltransferase domain-containing protein, with protein MDRDLENLKNQIVSLVSPLKIILFGSMATGSSNDQSDYDILIVMPKGTKKRETAQFLYRKIENINRPYDLIVATEETIENYSNIPHLVYFHALKDGIELYAA; from the coding sequence ATGGATCGGGACTTAGAAAATCTGAAAAATCAAATCGTTTCACTTGTAAGTCCTTTGAAAATAATTCTTTTCGGTTCAATGGCTACGGGCTCTTCGAACGATCAAAGCGATTACGACATTCTAATCGTAATGCCGAAAGGAACGAAAAAACGAGAAACCGCTCAGTTCCTATATCGAAAAATCGAAAATATAAACAGACCGTACGATCTCATCGTCGCCACGGAAGAAACTATCGAAAACTATTCTAACATTCCCCATCTTGTCTACTTTCACGCGCTCAAAGACGGAATAGAATTGTATGCCGCCTGA
- a CDS encoding DUF342 domain-containing protein has product MNANDESMNTPTPESQISPVSVESAITIGVSPDQLSAIMTVRPYNLKGETVSKDKLWSIILDWGIHRERMLVEEVRRVLMLLDEAGKRGDFTPIKVEVAKGVAPTPGENGWVRFYHPMAKRVKLLEDGRADFRNIDRYINVKIGEKLATKFEGIPGEPGFDVFGNIIPAPAIKRPKLVIGKNIDERTGLEEGKELQEYFASSNGVIFVTETSINVSPELQIAGNVGLATGNIQFEGNVIVRGDIEPGSIVECTGSLVIYGNLESNTVKVGQDLIVHGGIKGAGTDIIQVTGRIQAKFIENAHLETEGDIIIEGAILNSNVDTLGSVILSGSNGNLVSSKVRTNEGVSVVSLGSSAELDVTIELGFHFKNDRSFQEISRKIQMGEKEMEKILPKIQQIKHMVQRSRGNLPEDKKAAFKAVFEDYNKKLKILNMLKFKQDTLKSARFNPGSVRLAVQKGAFPGAVIHYRRQIEKITKFQSSFMMVFEPGQDKAMMVALQTPK; this is encoded by the coding sequence ATGAATGCGAACGACGAATCTATGAATACACCCACACCAGAATCTCAAATCTCTCCCGTTTCCGTTGAATCCGCTATTACCATAGGCGTATCACCGGATCAACTCTCCGCGATCATGACCGTCAGACCATACAATCTGAAAGGGGAAACCGTATCCAAGGATAAACTTTGGAGCATCATTCTCGATTGGGGCATTCACAGAGAACGGATGTTAGTCGAAGAGGTCCGAAGAGTTCTTATGCTTTTGGACGAAGCCGGTAAAAGAGGGGACTTCACTCCGATCAAGGTGGAAGTCGCAAAGGGTGTGGCCCCGACTCCCGGTGAAAACGGTTGGGTTCGTTTTTATCACCCGATGGCTAAGAGAGTAAAACTACTCGAAGACGGTAGAGCCGACTTCAGAAACATAGATCGTTATATCAACGTAAAGATCGGAGAGAAACTCGCGACTAAGTTCGAGGGAATTCCGGGCGAACCCGGCTTTGACGTATTCGGAAATATCATTCCCGCTCCGGCAATCAAACGTCCGAAACTCGTGATCGGAAAAAATATCGATGAAAGAACCGGTCTTGAAGAAGGAAAAGAACTTCAGGAATACTTCGCATCCAGCAACGGTGTGATCTTTGTCACCGAAACTTCGATCAACGTTTCGCCTGAACTTCAAATCGCGGGGAACGTAGGACTTGCAACGGGGAACATTCAGTTTGAAGGAAACGTAATCGTTCGAGGAGATATCGAGCCGGGTTCCATCGTGGAATGTACCGGTTCTCTTGTGATCTACGGAAATCTCGAAAGCAATACGGTGAAGGTCGGGCAGGATCTGATCGTTCACGGCGGAATCAAAGGAGCCGGAACCGATATCATTCAAGTTACGGGAAGAATTCAGGCGAAGTTTATCGAGAACGCCCATCTGGAAACGGAAGGTGATATCATCATCGAAGGTGCGATTCTAAATTCGAATGTGGATACGTTGGGTTCCGTGATTCTCAGCGGATCGAACGGCAACTTGGTTTCCAGCAAGGTAAGAACCAATGAAGGAGTTTCGGTCGTTTCCTTGGGTTCGAGCGCGGAGTTGGACGTTACGATTGAACTCGGATTTCATTTTAAGAATGATCGTTCCTTTCAAGAGATCAGCAGAAAGATTCAGATGGGTGAAAAGGAGATGGAAAAGATCCTCCCTAAGATCCAGCAAATCAAACACATGGTTCAACGTTCCCGAGGAAATCTTCCGGAAGACAAGAAGGCCGCGTTTAAGGCGGTGTTCGAGGACTATAACAAGAAATTAAAGATTTTGAATATGCTAAAATTCAAACAAGATACTTTGAAAAGTGCGCGTTTCAATCCGGGTTCGGTTCGTTTGGCCGTTCAAAAAGGAGCGTTTCCGGGTGCGGTGATCCACTACAGAAGACAGATCGAGAAGATTACCAAGTTTCAATCTTCCTTTATGATGGTCTTTGAACCCGGGCAAGACAAGGCGATGATGGTGGCTCTTCAAACGCCGAAGTGA
- the perRB gene encoding peroxide-responsive transcriptional repressor PerRB: MEALFAKKVCLTPIEIEQRLKSVSIQPTMQRISICQYVLCEADHPTAEEVKEWVDSRSFKMSLATVYNTLNILVSAGLLREFKFSCLGKSVYDSNIVDHYHFFDEKSGKFHDIDTSLLSLSSKLPPEFLVDKTDILLTGNLANGSAT, from the coding sequence ATGGAAGCGTTGTTTGCAAAAAAAGTCTGTCTTACTCCGATCGAAATCGAACAGAGATTGAAGTCCGTTTCTATTCAACCCACCATGCAGAGAATTTCGATCTGTCAGTACGTTCTTTGCGAGGCGGATCATCCCACTGCGGAAGAGGTCAAAGAATGGGTCGATAGCCGGTCCTTCAAAATGAGTTTGGCCACCGTCTACAACACGTTAAACATCCTTGTTTCCGCCGGGCTTCTCCGCGAATTCAAATTCTCCTGCCTGGGCAAGTCCGTATACGACAGCAATATCGTGGACCACTATCATTTCTTTGATGAAAAGAGCGGTAAATTTCACGATATAGATACTTCCTTACTTTCCCTCAGTTCCAAACTTCCGCCGGAGTTTCTCGTCGATAAGACTGATATTCTCCTGACCGGAAATCTTGCGAACGGTTCCGCAACCTAA
- a CDS encoding alpha/beta hydrolase family protein has product MPMNSFDVLRGLPFLIDFSGVKKPKQARITEILLHLPNSVSLRTKILDQGKNPSAPIVYLQHGMSFKGIDDPRILALGNNLANRGFKVYLPELPEVKGLLIRSETVSNIRSAFLRIHSLEKKSVSYVSASFSAGMGFVALANSECQDALSSALLIGGYSNFGKTFPFVLKNYEIESYAVNVMLYNYVHLIRSKPEGLKEYFFESALDNGLWREGDALRGPKILSSLGEDDRAFVTRFLESSDFRMEASLSIKSAVGEPFVEETSPEFFANRFTKPCFLLHGDDDPVISPQESKDLRDLILKNGNRNVPFLETSLLTHGDHLPFYTRLTEILPMAEFWGDYIFSANP; this is encoded by the coding sequence ATGCCGATGAATTCCTTCGACGTATTGCGCGGATTACCCTTTTTGATCGACTTTTCCGGAGTTAAAAAACCGAAACAAGCGCGCATAACGGAGATCCTTCTCCACTTACCGAACTCCGTTTCCTTAAGAACGAAAATTCTGGACCAAGGAAAAAATCCTTCGGCTCCGATCGTTTATCTACAACACGGAATGAGCTTTAAGGGAATCGACGATCCGAGAATTCTCGCACTCGGAAACAACCTCGCGAATCGAGGTTTTAAGGTTTATCTCCCCGAACTTCCCGAGGTGAAGGGATTGTTGATCCGTTCCGAAACCGTTTCGAATATACGATCCGCATTCTTACGAATTCATTCCTTGGAAAAAAAATCGGTGTCTTATGTTTCCGCGAGTTTTTCGGCGGGGATGGGCTTTGTCGCATTAGCAAACTCGGAATGTCAGGACGCACTTTCCTCGGCGCTTTTGATCGGCGGTTATTCCAACTTCGGAAAGACGTTCCCGTTCGTATTGAAGAATTACGAAATAGAAAGTTACGCGGTGAACGTGATGTTATACAACTACGTTCATCTGATTCGATCCAAGCCCGAAGGTTTAAAGGAATATTTTTTCGAATCCGCATTGGACAACGGATTGTGGAGAGAAGGGGACGCACTTCGAGGTCCGAAAATTCTTTCCTCATTGGGGGAAGACGATCGTGCCTTTGTTACCCGCTTCTTGGAAAGTTCCGATTTTAGAATGGAAGCCTCGCTCTCGATCAAGTCGGCCGTGGGAGAACCCTTTGTGGAAGAGACTTCTCCCGAATTCTTCGCAAATCGTTTTACAAAACCCTGTTTTTTACTTCACGGAGACGATGATCCGGTGATATCACCTCAAGAATCCAAGGATCTACGCGACTTAATTCTGAAGAATGGAAATCGGAATGTTCCCTTTTTAGAAACAAGCCTGTTGACTCATGGGGATCATCTTCCGTTTTACACCCGTTTGACGGAGATTCTTCCCATGGCCGAGTTTTGGGGAGATTATATTTTTTCCGCAAACCCCTGA
- a CDS encoding chemotaxis protein CheX, with protein sequence MSVSIDPLLDEKFILTISQIFPEYLDKTLNVTAIREAFGPSKNEGLCYENCTMVEFKGEIEGKLFLAMDGYTKLKLLPMVARSFHIDPTVRADAPSILMEFANQICGLLISEMRLGRFETDLLPPEILNHKLIPIDLESYRQYILIYFVKDSHAKQYLGRVYLILLMKKF encoded by the coding sequence CTGTCTGTGAGCATCGATCCATTACTCGACGAAAAATTTATCCTTACGATCTCTCAGATCTTTCCGGAATATTTGGATAAGACCCTGAACGTCACCGCGATCCGGGAAGCGTTCGGTCCTTCCAAAAACGAAGGGCTTTGTTACGAGAACTGCACGATGGTCGAGTTCAAGGGAGAAATCGAAGGAAAGTTATTTCTTGCGATGGACGGCTATACGAAATTGAAATTGCTTCCGATGGTCGCTCGATCGTTTCATATCGATCCGACGGTGAGAGCGGACGCTCCTTCGATTCTGATGGAATTCGCGAATCAGATCTGCGGTCTTTTGATCTCCGAGATGAGACTCGGAAGATTCGAAACGGATCTTCTTCCGCCGGAGATTTTAAATCACAAACTCATACCGATCGATCTTGAATCGTATAGGCAGTATATTCTGATTTATTTCGTAAAGGATTCCCACGCAAAACAATATCTGGGAAGGGTCTATCTCATCCTATTGATGAAAAAATTTTAG
- a CDS encoding class I SAM-dependent DNA methyltransferase, with product MKLYNELAEFYFDIEKPARKIDSEAKFLDRLFRKHRIMTILDMGCGTGEHVRYFQSLGYRPKGIDASSRMIDVAKKRYSHCKFDVAPMQTYQSGVLLDCVISLFGSFNYLLTNEEIDATLKLIEQNLKPAGLAILEVWNAEPLRTIKRKPITPVAQIKSQNATIQRNRGFRLVRADTSTMVEVNYIYQINTKEIRDKHVMRVFYLPEIERMILRHKFDIMHVYSGFNETKFKNSAGRMILVLKKKSA from the coding sequence ATGAAGTTGTACAACGAACTCGCAGAATTCTACTTTGATATCGAAAAGCCCGCGCGCAAGATCGATTCCGAAGCTAAGTTTTTGGATCGTCTTTTTCGCAAACATAGAATTATGACCATTCTCGATATGGGTTGTGGAACCGGAGAACACGTCCGTTACTTTCAATCCCTCGGTTATAGACCCAAGGGAATCGACGCGTCTTCGAGAATGATAGACGTCGCCAAAAAAAGATATTCTCATTGTAAGTTCGACGTCGCTCCTATGCAGACGTATCAATCCGGCGTTCTTTTGGATTGTGTGATCAGCCTTTTCGGTTCGTTTAACTATCTTTTAACGAACGAGGAGATCGACGCGACTCTCAAACTCATCGAACAGAATCTGAAACCCGCAGGTCTTGCGATTTTGGAAGTTTGGAACGCGGAACCGCTCCGAACGATCAAAAGAAAACCGATTACTCCGGTCGCTCAGATCAAATCCCAAAACGCGACGATCCAAAGAAACAGGGGTTTTCGTTTGGTCAGGGCCGATACCTCTACGATGGTCGAAGTGAACTATATCTATCAGATCAACACGAAGGAAATTCGGGACAAACACGTTATGCGCGTTTTCTATCTTCCCGAAATCGAAAGAATGATCCTCAGGCATAAGTTCGATATCATGCACGTCTATTCCGGTTTTAACGAAACCAAGTTTAAGAATTCTGCCGGTAGAATGATTCTCGTTCTGAAAAAAAAGAGCGCTTAG
- a CDS encoding sodium:proton antiporter — translation MKQKLTSVLLAILLILPATALLADEPAGETQSPVQTTEAHDSSHTEEASSGHHEVAGEDLPYWSVIPFVLMLLSIALLPIVSHTTSHWWESNTNKLILALALGAISFIILVLHGWFGKIVHTLVFEYVPFIILLGSLFYISGGIRLKGDIEATPLNNTIFLIIGTFLASFIGTTGASMLLIRPILKTNSERKHVVHTVIFFIFLVSNIGGSLTPLGDPPLFLGYLIGVPFTWTFKLLPELLVAGILLLVAYFIWDTIAYKKETVKDIKKDHVHREKISLEGQVNFIWLLGIVLSVAFLNQNYIPAIAENPYLAFIREGVLVGLIVLSKLTTKGHVREHNKFTLHPIQEVAYLFIGIFITMIPALILLEHHGKELGVTETWQFFWVTGLFSGVLDNAPTYLTFLSLAKGTLGMTDVAQILADAHAENILKAISVGAVFMGALTYIGNAPNFMVKSVAEENQIKMPSFGGYVLYSFAILIPTFILLTFIFFR, via the coding sequence ATGAAACAAAAACTAACATCCGTCCTTCTGGCGATCCTTCTGATCTTACCGGCGACCGCACTTTTAGCGGACGAACCGGCGGGGGAAACACAAAGTCCGGTTCAGACTACCGAGGCACATGATTCTTCTCATACGGAAGAAGCTTCTTCCGGCCATCACGAAGTCGCCGGCGAAGACCTTCCGTATTGGAGCGTAATTCCGTTCGTTCTTATGCTTTTGAGCATCGCACTTTTACCGATCGTTTCGCATACGACCTCTCATTGGTGGGAAAGCAACACGAACAAACTGATTCTCGCGCTCGCGTTGGGAGCGATTTCGTTTATCATTTTGGTTCTTCACGGCTGGTTCGGTAAGATCGTTCACACACTCGTTTTCGAGTATGTTCCGTTTATCATCCTTCTCGGTTCGCTCTTCTACATCTCGGGCGGAATCCGTTTGAAAGGCGATATTGAAGCGACTCCGTTAAACAACACGATCTTCCTCATCATCGGAACCTTTCTCGCTTCGTTTATCGGAACGACCGGAGCTTCCATGCTTTTGATTCGCCCGATTCTAAAAACGAACTCGGAAAGAAAACACGTGGTTCACACGGTGATCTTCTTTATCTTTTTGGTTTCCAACATCGGCGGTTCCTTAACTCCTCTCGGAGATCCTCCTTTGTTTCTCGGTTATCTGATCGGAGTTCCGTTTACCTGGACGTTTAAACTTTTACCGGAGTTGCTCGTTGCGGGAATTCTACTTTTGGTCGCTTACTTCATTTGGGATACGATCGCGTATAAAAAGGAAACCGTTAAGGATATCAAAAAGGATCACGTTCATCGCGAAAAGATCAGTCTCGAAGGTCAGGTGAATTTCATCTGGTTGCTCGGGATCGTTTTGTCCGTAGCTTTCTTAAATCAAAACTACATTCCTGCGATCGCCGAAAATCCGTATCTCGCGTTCATTCGGGAAGGGGTTCTAGTGGGACTGATTGTTCTTTCCAAATTGACTACGAAAGGTCACGTAAGAGAACACAACAAGTTCACCTTACATCCGATCCAAGAGGTTGCGTATCTGTTCATCGGAATTTTCATCACGATGATTCCTGCTTTGATTCTTTTGGAACACCACGGAAAAGAATTGGGTGTAACGGAAACCTGGCAGTTCTTCTGGGTAACTGGATTGTTCTCCGGAGTTCTCGACAACGCTCCGACGTATCTTACGTTCCTATCCTTAGCGAAAGGAACCTTGGGAATGACGGACGTCGCGCAGATTCTTGCGGATGCTCACGCGGAAAACATTTTGAAAGCGATTTCAGTGGGGGCCGTGTTTATGGGAGCTCTGACTTATATCGGAAACGCACCGAACTTTATGGTGAAATCGGTTGCGGAAGAGAATCAGATCAAAATGCCGAGTTTCGGCGGATACGTTCTTTATTCTTTTGCAATCTTGATTCCGACTTTCATTTTGTTGACTTTCATATTCTTCCGTTAA
- a CDS encoding rhomboid family intramembrane serine protease: protein MPRLCLLDSLTTVRILSNMAKRKYRNGLSLFGYSIFHPINLILVANVLIYILQLFAGGTGILEYYFALTPSRVFHGYYWQIFSYGFLHEAYGTPFIHLFFNMYVFVMFGGLICKYIPAWKFTIVYATSVLVGGVTVLLAPLFVDVLGIHYPMDLFQTTTLGASGGVTGILVLFGILFPETEVFLIFFRMKARYAAWIFVGGGFIADIISVYYFHSPFVVSNSCHLGGALGATLVAPWILKRNFLDSGKIFPKPETDESVLSKPQSRSLTEDLDSQTRKNRDLLGELSKKNSFSDKETFLTPLQQTNVNLCPPPTFQPEDPFCLRCEWLPNCSLRKLRMDQESGN from the coding sequence TTGCCCCGGCTTTGCCTGCTTGACTCTCTGACCACAGTTCGTATTCTATCCAATATGGCAAAAAGAAAATACCGAAACGGATTATCGCTTTTCGGTTATTCCATTTTTCATCCGATCAATCTTATCTTAGTCGCAAACGTCCTCATTTATATTCTTCAGCTTTTTGCCGGCGGAACGGGAATCTTGGAATACTACTTCGCGTTAACCCCATCCCGCGTTTTTCACGGTTACTATTGGCAGATTTTTTCGTACGGATTTTTACACGAGGCGTACGGAACGCCCTTCATTCATCTTTTTTTCAACATGTATGTTTTCGTAATGTTCGGCGGTTTGATTTGTAAATACATTCCGGCTTGGAAGTTTACGATCGTATATGCGACGTCCGTCTTAGTGGGCGGCGTCACCGTTTTACTCGCGCCCTTGTTCGTGGACGTTTTGGGAATTCATTATCCGATGGACCTTTTTCAGACGACCACTCTCGGAGCGAGCGGAGGAGTTACGGGGATTCTCGTCCTTTTCGGAATCCTGTTTCCCGAAACCGAAGTCTTTCTTATCTTTTTTAGAATGAAGGCCCGTTATGCGGCTTGGATCTTTGTGGGCGGCGGATTTATCGCGGATATCATTTCGGTTTATTATTTCCATTCTCCCTTTGTAGTAAGCAACTCCTGCCATTTGGGCGGAGCGCTCGGAGCGACTCTGGTCGCGCCTTGGATCTTAAAGAGGAATTTTTTAGACTCCGGAAAGATTTTTCCAAAGCCGGAAACCGACGAAAGTGTTTTGTCGAAACCGCAAAGCCGTTCTTTGACGGAGGATTTGGATTCTCAAACGAGAAAGAACCGGGATCTGTTAGGCGAACTTTCAAAGAAGAATTCCTTTTCGGATAAGGAAACATTTCTGACTCCTTTGCAACAAACGAACGTAAATTTATGTCCTCCGCCGACGTTTCAACCAGAGGATCCTTTCTGTCTGCGTTGTGAGTGGCTTCCGAATTGTTCCTTACGCAAGCTCAGAATGGATCAGGAATCCGGGAATTAA
- a CDS encoding HEPN domain-containing protein, whose protein sequence is MPPENPSSSLTWLAHAKSDLLLSKLGIQKEVLLNALCYHAQQSVEKSLKAVLIQHQTQFEFTHNIKNLISSLPMEIQRPDFFEELPILTDYAVSTRYPGDYEEILEKEYMDAVLLAEQTFLWAEAILKK, encoded by the coding sequence ATGCCGCCTGAAAATCCGAGTTCTTCTTTAACTTGGCTGGCGCACGCGAAAAGCGATTTGCTTTTATCCAAATTGGGAATTCAGAAAGAAGTCTTACTCAACGCACTGTGTTACCACGCACAACAAAGTGTTGAGAAATCCTTAAAGGCCGTATTGATTCAACATCAAACCCAATTCGAATTCACTCATAATATCAAAAATTTAATCTCATCCTTGCCAATGGAAATCCAAAGACCTGATTTTTTTGAAGAGTTGCCGATTCTTACGGACTACGCAGTATCAACCCGTTATCCGGGAGATTATGAGGAAATTCTTGAAAAAGAATATATGGATGCGGTCCTTCTTGCGGAACAAACCTTTCTTTGGGCAGAGGCCATTCTCAAAAAATAA
- the lpdA gene encoding dihydrolipoyl dehydrogenase — MPESYDLTVIGAGPGGYVAAIRGAQLGMNVCVIEKDRPGGICLNWGCIPTKALLESAHLLEKIHSAKEFGIDLSGAKPDFPSIIARSRKVADTMANGVEFLLNKNKIARKKGTAVFKDSNTIWLPDTSKEEITSKYFIIATGARARELPGLPFDGQTVLSSKTAMIQEKIPESLLIVGAGAIGVEFADFYAAMGTKVTLVEMLDQILPVEDKEISTFLERSFAKRGIRVLTAVGVSEPKIENGKVKVLLKGKNLPETGESFEAEKILVSIGLVPNTDAMNLEEIGIFFQKGFIKTDTKYKTSVPHIYAIGDCNGPPLLAHVASMEGIKAAEAISIHAGNPHHLSYIPIDYNAIPGCTYCHPEVASIGLTEKKATDMGYTISVGKFPFIASGRAQAMGDAGGFTKVVIDKSSGEILGAHLVGPGVTELLPAVALGITQELTAKEIASTIFAHPTLSETVMESFGASLGEAINL, encoded by the coding sequence ATGCCAGAATCCTACGATCTTACCGTCATCGGTGCGGGACCGGGCGGCTACGTCGCCGCCATCCGAGGCGCTCAATTGGGAATGAACGTTTGTGTAATCGAGAAGGATAGACCCGGTGGAATCTGTTTGAACTGGGGTTGTATTCCAACGAAAGCTCTTTTGGAATCGGCTCATCTTTTGGAAAAGATACATTCCGCAAAAGAATTCGGAATCGATCTTTCCGGCGCAAAACCGGATTTTCCTTCCATCATCGCACGTTCTCGAAAGGTCGCGGACACGATGGCCAACGGCGTTGAATTTCTTTTAAACAAAAATAAGATCGCCCGCAAAAAAGGAACCGCAGTATTCAAAGATTCGAATACGATTTGGCTTCCCGATACTTCCAAAGAAGAAATCACTTCCAAATATTTTATCATAGCGACCGGAGCGCGCGCACGAGAACTTCCTGGTTTGCCTTTCGACGGACAAACGGTTCTTTCTTCCAAAACCGCGATGATTCAGGAAAAAATTCCGGAGTCTCTTTTGATCGTAGGAGCGGGCGCGATCGGAGTGGAGTTCGCCGATTTTTACGCCGCGATGGGCACCAAAGTAACGTTAGTCGAAATGCTTGATCAGATTCTCCCCGTGGAAGATAAAGAGATCTCCACATTCTTAGAAAGATCGTTTGCAAAAAGAGGAATCCGAGTTCTTACAGCGGTGGGAGTTTCCGAACCCAAAATAGAAAATGGAAAAGTAAAGGTTCTGCTCAAGGGAAAAAATCTTCCGGAAACGGGAGAATCTTTCGAAGCCGAAAAAATTCTCGTGTCCATCGGACTTGTTCCGAACACGGACGCGATGAACTTGGAAGAGATAGGAATTTTTTTCCAAAAAGGTTTTATAAAAACGGATACAAAATACAAAACGAGCGTCCCTCATATCTACGCGATCGGTGATTGCAACGGCCCTCCTCTTCTCGCGCACGTAGCTTCCATGGAAGGAATCAAAGCCGCGGAAGCGATTTCGATTCACGCGGGAAACCCGCATCATCTCAGTTATATTCCGATCGATTACAATGCGATTCCGGGTTGTACCTATTGTCATCCCGAAGTCGCCTCCATCGGTCTTACCGAAAAAAAAGCGACTGACATGGGTTATACGATCAGCGTCGGAAAGTTTCCGTTCATCGCGAGCGGAAGAGCGCAGGCGATGGGAGACGCGGGCGGTTTTACGAAAGTAGTCATCGATAAATCTTCGGGTGAAATTTTAGGTGCACATTTGGTCGGTCCGGGTGTAACGGAACTTTTACCCGCGGTCGCTCTGGGAATCACTCAGGAATTGACCGCAAAGGAAATCGCATCCACGATCTTCGCGCATCCAACACTTTCAGAAACCGTAATGGAATCTTTCGGAGCTTCGCTCGGAGAAGCGATCAATCTCTAA
- the mtnA gene encoding S-methyl-5-thioribose-1-phosphate isomerase, translating to MQESGLKPILWKNKELILLDQRVLPGTTSYIHAITMEDCIFAIREMVVRGAPAIAITGAFGITLYLNGLSSKPTLIELKKKLEELLESRPTAVNLRLAIEEFSSRFPEADYSSFSLSDLQKGAEDFALFMLEEDLGNNLTLSKNALSLFPKSPSSLNIITHCNTGALATAGHGTALGVIRSLRDAGHSLTVFADETRPYLQGARLTAWELKEEGIPAYLITDNMAGWVMSSRKIDAVVVGADRIASNGDTANKIGTYPLAIVAKHHGVPFYVAATEKSMDFRIPDGSHIPIEMRKEEEVTSFGFLKNADGKPFLSEGVIAPLGMKALNPSFDVTPASLITGIITEKGIVSPVTEENLRRIFS from the coding sequence ATGCAGGAATCAGGATTAAAACCAATTCTTTGGAAAAACAAGGAACTCATTCTTTTGGATCAAAGAGTTCTGCCCGGCACGACTTCGTACATTCATGCTATAACAATGGAAGATTGTATTTTTGCGATTCGGGAAATGGTCGTACGAGGCGCTCCCGCCATCGCGATCACCGGCGCGTTCGGAATCACTTTGTATTTGAACGGACTTTCTTCCAAACCGACGTTGATCGAACTGAAAAAAAAACTCGAAGAACTTTTAGAATCGAGACCGACCGCGGTCAACCTAAGACTTGCAATCGAAGAGTTCAGTTCTCGTTTTCCCGAAGCCGATTATTCTTCCTTTAGCTTGTCGGATCTGCAAAAGGGAGCGGAAGATTTCGCTCTTTTCATGCTCGAAGAAGATCTGGGAAACAATCTCACTCTTTCTAAAAACGCTTTGTCCTTGTTTCCGAAGTCCCCTTCTTCCTTAAACATCATCACTCATTGTAATACGGGTGCGCTCGCTACCGCGGGACACGGAACCGCGTTAGGTGTTATACGATCGCTCCGAGACGCCGGACATTCTTTGACTGTGTTCGCGGACGAAACAAGACCTTACTTGCAAGGAGCCCGTCTTACCGCTTGGGAATTGAAGGAAGAAGGAATTCCCGCTTATCTCATCACGGATAACATGGCTGGTTGGGTCATGTCTTCCAGAAAGATCGACGCGGTTGTAGTGGGCGCGGACCGAATCGCTTCCAACGGTGATACCGCGAACAAGATCGGAACCTATCCTCTTGCGATCGTTGCAAAACACCATGGAGTTCCTTTTTATGTGGCGGCCACGGAAAAGAGTATGGATTTTAGAATCCCGGATGGAAGTCATATCCCGATCGAAATGAGAAAGGAAGAAGAAGTAACGTCTTTCGGTTTTTTAAAGAATGCGGACGGTAAACCTTTCTTGAGCGAAGGTGTGATCGCTCCGTTGGGAATGAAGGCACTCAATCCTTCCTTTGACGTAACCCCAGCTTCCTTGATTACGGGGATCATCACGGAGAAAGGAATCGTTTCTCCGGTTACGGAAGAGAATCTAAGAAGAATTTTTAGTTAA